One part of the Bacteroidia bacterium genome encodes these proteins:
- the rpsD gene encoding 30S ribosomal protein S4, translating to MARYRGPKGKIARRFKEPIFGPTKVLDRRKFGPGQHGKSRRRKSSEYAIQLMEKQKAKYAYGILERQFRNTFQKASRKKGVTGTVFLQMLESRLDNLVFRMGFAGTRRQARQLVSHKHVMVNGVVSNIPSYMLKPGDVVEMRDKSKNLEIAKAHLGRAERFAWIDVNEKEMKGTFMNYPDREEIPETFKENLIVELYSK from the coding sequence ATGGCAAGATATAGAGGTCCCAAGGGAAAGATCGCCAGAAGATTCAAAGAGCCTATCTTCGGTCCTACCAAAGTATTGGACCGCCGTAAATTTGGCCCTGGTCAGCACGGAAAAAGCCGCAGAAGAAAAAGTTCTGAATATGCCATTCAGTTGATGGAGAAGCAAAAGGCGAAATATGCCTATGGTATCCTGGAGCGTCAGTTCCGTAATACTTTCCAAAAAGCTTCCCGCAAGAAAGGTGTAACTGGTACCGTTTTCCTTCAAATGCTGGAATCTCGTCTTGATAATCTGGTATTTCGCATGGGCTTTGCTGGAACTCGTCGCCAGGCAAGACAATTGGTGAGCCATAAACACGTTATGGTTAATGGGGTTGTCTCAAATATCCCATCTTATATGTTGAAGCCAGGTGATGTAGTTGAGATGCGCGACAAAAGCAAAAATCTGGAGATCGCAAAAGCTCATCTTGGAAGAGCAGAGCGTTTCGCCTGGATCGATGTGAATGAAAAAGAGATGAAAGGTACTTTCATGAACTATCCGGATCGTGAAGAAATTCCGGAGACTTTCAAAGAGAACCTGATCGTGGAGCTTTACTCCAAATAA
- the rpsK gene encoding 30S ribosomal protein S11: protein MAKSSKGKKKKKVEPNGQVHISSSFNNIIITITDLSGNTISWSAAGKMGFRGSKKNTPYAAQVAATDCAKKAYDMGLRKVEVFVKGTGSGRESAIRAVAAAGIDVTMITDITPLPHNGCRPPKRRRV, encoded by the coding sequence ATGGCAAAGTCATCTAAAGGAAAAAAGAAGAAGAAGGTCGAACCGAATGGTCAGGTTCACATTAGCTCTTCTTTCAATAATATCATCATCACCATCACTGATCTTTCCGGAAATACAATCTCCTGGTCAGCTGCTGGTAAAATGGGATTCCGCGGTTCCAAAAAGAATACGCCTTATGCTGCTCAGGTAGCTGCTACAGACTGCGCGAAAAAAGCCTATGATATGGGACTTCGCAAGGTAGAAGTATTTGTGAAAGGAACTGGATCCGGTCGTGAATCAGCGATCAGAGCAGTTGCAGCTGCAGGAATTGATGTAACCATGATTACGGACATCACTCCGCTGCCTCACAATGGTTGCCGTCCTCCAAAAAGAAGAAGAGTATAA